In one Oscillospiraceae bacterium genomic region, the following are encoded:
- a CDS encoding UPF0145 protein, with product MLLLSINYVPEKRIEALGVVKGSVVQSKNFGKDFMAGMKTLVGGEIESYTDMLNQARQIATKRMVDEAEALGADAIINLRYASSSVMQGAAEVTAYGTAVRIKGDAQGG from the coding sequence ATGCTGCTTCTAAGTATTAACTACGTGCCCGAAAAACGCATCGAGGCCCTGGGCGTGGTCAAGGGCTCGGTGGTGCAGTCCAAGAACTTCGGCAAGGACTTCATGGCGGGGATGAAAACCCTGGTGGGCGGCGAGATCGAGAGCTATACCGACATGCTCAACCAGGCCCGCCAGATCGCCACCAAGCGCATGGTGGACGAGGCCGAGGCCCTGGGGGCCGACGCCATTATCAACCTGCGCTACGCCTCCTCCTCCGTGATGCAGGGGGCCGCCGAGGTCACCGCCTACGGCACCGCGGTCAGAATCAAGGGCGACGCCCAGGGGGGATAA
- a CDS encoding ABC transporter yields MLHIEHFSKTYPGGKRAVDDLSLDVGAGEIFGFIGHNGAGKTTTLRAVAGVMDFTEGRISIDGHDVKREATAAKRVTAFLPDNPDLYEFLSGIQYLNFIADLYEIPAGERQARVAEYAGAFALTGSLGSPIGSYSHGMKQKLALVSALIRAPKLLILDEPFVGLDPAASHLLKGYLAEICAAGGAVFFSTHVLEVAEKLCHRIAIIKGGRLVKQGLTADIVGDSTLEDVFLELEGTHENP; encoded by the coding sequence ATGCTGCATATTGAACATTTTTCCAAGACCTACCCCGGCGGCAAGCGGGCGGTGGACGACCTGTCCCTGGACGTGGGCGCCGGGGAGATTTTCGGCTTCATCGGCCACAACGGCGCGGGCAAGACCACCACCCTGCGGGCGGTGGCGGGGGTGATGGACTTTACCGAGGGGCGCATCTCCATCGACGGCCACGACGTGAAGCGGGAGGCCACCGCCGCCAAGCGGGTCACCGCCTTCCTGCCCGACAACCCGGACCTGTACGAGTTCCTCTCGGGGATCCAGTACCTCAACTTCATCGCCGACCTGTACGAGATCCCCGCCGGGGAGCGGCAGGCGCGGGTGGCCGAGTACGCCGGGGCCTTCGCGCTCACCGGCAGTCTGGGCAGCCCCATCGGCAGCTACTCCCACGGCATGAAGCAGAAGCTGGCGCTGGTCTCCGCCCTGATCCGCGCCCCCAAGCTGCTCATTCTGGACGAGCCCTTCGTGGGCCTGGACCCGGCGGCCTCCCACCTGCTCAAGGGCTACCTGGCAGAAATCTGCGCCGCGGGCGGCGCGGTCTTTTTCTCCACCCACGTGCTGGAGGTGGCGGAGAAGCTCTGCCACCGCATCGCCATCATCAAGGGCGGGCGGCTGGTGAAGCAGGGCCTCACCGCGGACATCGTGGGGGACTCCACCCTGGAGGACGTGTTCCTGGAGCTGGAGGGAACCCATGAGAACCCGTAA